TCGAAGCCCTGTGGAAGCGCACGCCCGGCCCTGTCCGCGATCTCTACCAGGGCATCATCCAGCTCGCTATCGCCCTCCACCACACGCGCAGCGGCAACTTCGCCGGCGCCACGGCGATGTACGAGAAGGCCATCGCCAAGCTCGTGCCCCTTGAGCCGGCCTGTCAGGGCGTGGATGTAGCGGGCCTGGCGGCCCAGGCGCGCGCGGCGCAATCGGCCGTCGCGGCCCTCGGCGCGGGCGGCCTTTCGCGCTTCGAGTGGAGCCGCGCGCCGAAGATCAGCCTGCGCGACACCTCGGTATAATGCGCCCATGAAAGAGTTGCTGATGCGCGCCCTGGATACCGCCGTGAAGCGCGGCGCCTCCTATGCCGATGTCCGCTACCTGGAGACGAAGCAGGAAGTCGTCATCGTCAAGGATAACCGCATCGAGGCGGTGACCCGGAACGTGACTCGCGGCTTCGGCGTGCGCGTCATCGCCAACGGCGGTTGGGGCTTCGCCAGCAGTTCCCGGCTGGACGCCAGGGAGATGGACACGGTGGCGGCCACCGCGGTGCGCATCGCCCAGGCTTCGTCCTCCGTCCTCCGGGATCCGGTGAACATCGGCGAGCCGTACAAGATCGTCGCGACCTACCGGACACCGGTGCAGCGCGACCCCTTCGCCGTAAGCGCGGAGGCCAAGGCCGCTCTCCTCTTGGAGGCGACGCGGCAGATGACCAAGGTGAAGCACATCGTCACCGGGACGGCGAACGCGGAGGTCTTGCGGCACCACAAGATCTTCGCCAGCACCGAGGGAAGCTACATCGAGCAGACGCTCTACGAGACGGGTTGCGCCATAGAGGCGACGGCCGTTGACGGGAGCGAGGTGCAGAACCGTAGCTACCCCAACAGCATCGGCCGCCACCAGGGCTGCGAGGGCTGGGAGCTGGTGGAGCGCTACGACCTCCCCGGGAACGCGACGCGAATCGCGGAAGAGGCCTCCGCCTTGCTCAAGGCGAAGCAGTGTCCCTCCGGGGAGACGACGGTGATCCTGGACGGCTCGCAGACGGCGCTCCAGGTGCACGAGTCCTGCGGCCATCCCATCGAGCTCGACCGCGTCTTCGGCTCAGAGGCCGCCTTCGCAGGGACGAGCTTCCTCACCACGGAGAAGCTCGGCACGTTCAAGTATGGGTCGGATGCGGTGAACATGACGATAGACGCGACTATCCCCGGAGGACTCGGCACCTTCGGTTTCGATGATGAAGGCGTTCCCGCCCAGCGCGCCGATATCGTGAAGCGCGGCCTCTTCGTCGGCTACCTCACCTCCCGGGAGACGGCGGCGAAGCTGGGCTGGCGCAGCAACGGCGCGATGCGCGCCAGCAATTGGGACCGCCTGCCCATCATCCGCATGACGAATGTGAACCTGGAGCCCGGCCCCTGGCGCCTGGACGACCTCATCGCCGATACGGACAGGGGCATCTATATGCAGACGAACCGCAGCTGGAGCATTGACGATAAGCGGCTGAACTTCCAGTTCGGGACGGAGATCGCCTGGGAGAT
This region of Chloroflexota bacterium genomic DNA includes:
- a CDS encoding TldD/PmbA family protein yields the protein MKELLMRALDTAVKRGASYADVRYLETKQEVVIVKDNRIEAVTRNVTRGFGVRVIANGGWGFASSSRLDAREMDTVAATAVRIAQASSSVLRDPVNIGEPYKIVATYRTPVQRDPFAVSAEAKAALLLEATRQMTKVKHIVTGTANAEVLRHHKIFASTEGSYIEQTLYETGCAIEATAVDGSEVQNRSYPNSIGRHQGCEGWELVERYDLPGNATRIAEEASALLKAKQCPSGETTVILDGSQTALQVHESCGHPIELDRVFGSEAAFAGTSFLTTEKLGTFKYGSDAVNMTIDATIPGGLGTFGFDDEGVPAQRADIVKRGLFVGYLTSRETAAKLGWRSNGAMRASNWDRLPIIRMTNVNLEPGPWRLDDLIADTDRGIYMQTNRSWSIDDKRLNFQFGTEIAWEIKNGKLGEMLKNATYTGITPQFWGSCDAVCGGDEWLVWGVPNCGKGQPEQVGHVGHGAAPARFRNVRVGMM
- a CDS encoding DUF309 domain-containing protein yields the protein MSGSQSRQEGCSQPALPDLLEGIARFNRGEYHPCHEIVEALWKRTPGPVRDLYQGIIQLAIALHHTRSGNFAGATAMYEKAIAKLVPLEPACQGVDVAGLAAQARAAQSAVAALGAGGLSRFEWSRAPKISLRDTSV